A part of Loxodonta africana isolate mLoxAfr1 chromosome 11, mLoxAfr1.hap2, whole genome shotgun sequence genomic DNA contains:
- the GMFG gene encoding glia maturation factor gamma — MSDSLVVCEVDPELKEKLRKFRFRKETDNAAIIMKVDKERQMVVLEEEFQNISPEELKMELPERQPRFVVYSYKYQHEDGRVSYPLCFIFSSPVGCKPEQQMMYAGSKNRLVQTAELTKVFEIRTTDDLTETWLREKLSFFR, encoded by the exons ATG TCTGACTCCCTGGTGGTATGCGAGGTGGACCCAGAGCTCAAGGAAAAGCTGAGGAAATTCCGCTTCCGAAAAGAGACAGACAATGCAGCCATAATCA TGAAGGTGGACAAGGAACGGCAAATGGTGGTGTTGGAGGAAGAATTCCAG AACATTTCCCCAGAGGAGCTGAAAATGGAGTTGCCGGAGAGACAGCCCAG GTTCGTGGTTTACAGCTACAAGTATCAGCATGAGGACGGCCGAGTGTCCTACCCTTTGTGTTTCATCTTCTCCAGCCCTGTGG GCTGCAAACCAGAACAACAGATGATGTATGCCGGGAGTAAAAACAGGCTGGTGCAGACGGCAGAGCTCACAAAG GTGTTTGAAATTCGGACCACCGACGACCTCACAGAGACCTGGCTCCGAGAGAAGCTGTCTTTCTTCCGTTGA